A stretch of DNA from Halobacillus litoralis:
TCTCCTTATGCAGGATGCACCATATGAACAATGGGTGAATTTTACGAAGCAAATGCTTCAACAATATCATGCCAAAGGTCAAAAAATTCTTGATGTAGGTTGTGGTACAGGGGAGATCACCCATCGTCTCCATGATGAGGGGTACCAAATGACGGGTATCGATTTGTCTTCTGATATGTTGACCGTTGCGCAACAGAAAAACCCTCGAGCTGCAATTGAGTGGATTCAACAGGATATGGCTTCATTAGAAGGATTGTCAGGTTATGATTGTGTCATTAGTTATTGTGATGTCGTCAACTATTTAACCGATGAACAGAAGGTGCAGCAAGCTTTCCGATCTATTTACCAAACCCTTACCCAAGGGGGAGTATTTATATTTGATGTGCACTCTATAGATCATATTCGTAATGATCTCAGTGGTGCAACATTTGCTGAAGTCCGTGATGATCTATCGTTCATCTGGTTTTGTGACCCTGGGGAACTAGAGAATAGCCTTGTACACGATTTGACATTCTTCGTTGAGAGTGATGGAAAATATCAGCGTTTTGATGAAATTCACCAACAGCGAGGGTATGATCATACGGTTTTGCAGTCCTGACTCGCTCAATCAGGCTTTAAGGTGCAAGGAACATTTTCTGATTTTAGTGAAACTCCATCCATCGACGGAGAACGCTGGTTCTTTGTTTGTACGAAGGAATAAAAATTGTGAAAGAGTCCGTAAATGACGGACTCTTTTTTTACGGTCTTTATTATTGAAAAAGGTCCCAAGGTTATTTTTTGCAGGAATTTAGGAACTCATGTCGAATATAAGGGTTATAAATCAATGTGTTTTTTATCCTCTTTATGTTTATTTTGAGTAGCCTCAAACATTTTTTGGAACAAAGGTCCAATGTGATCTTCTAAAGCTTGCAATCCCTCACCTGTAACTCCGCCTTTCACAGTAACCTTTTCCATCAATTCCTCTAACGTCATAACTTTTTGTGCGAGAAGTTCTCCCAGTCCAACCATCATATTTTCCGTTAACGAGGTAGCTTTATCTTTGGGAAGACCAGCAACATCACCAGCAGCTTCAATCCATTGGCTGAGTAAATAACTAATGAAAGCAGGCCCGCAAGAGACGATGTCAGACGCTACACGAATGTGTTCTTCTTTGACTTCGATGGGAGTAGAGATATGCTGGAAAGTCTGCTTTAGTAACTCTCGATTTTCGTTCTTTATTTTCGATCCAAAGGTAAATAAACTTACACCTGACCACGCATGATTTGTAATAGATGGAACAATTCTCGCAACCTGACAAGGAGTTACTTTTTCTAACTGCTCGACAGCGACAGGGCTCGTGATGGAAACAAGACATTGGTTTTCAGACCATTTTCCCTCCAGTGCATCAATGATGTTTTTGTAGTGATGCGGTTTTACACAGATGAAAATGATATCGCTGTTATTTTGTAGTGCGGCTAAATCCTTCGCTACTTGTAGGTTTGGAAATTCTTCTTGGATTTTTACCGCTTTTTCTAGTGTTCGATTGTAAATCGTCAACTTCTCAGCAGGTACGGCCCCGCTTTTAATAAGCGTTGAGATGAGCATACTTCCCATATTCCCTGTGCCGATGATTCCCCATTTCATTGGAATCCCTCCTTAATGATTACCTATATATCCTTATTCCAAAAATTTATATTTATGAAAGAAGGTCAGAACATGAGCGTATTAAAAAAGATACGTGTGGATCATTATTGTCCTTGCGGTCATTGCCTTCCTTTATCTTTCCAATCCATCTAATGAAGGAGAGGTCCAGCTGACGGAGGTGGAGGAAGTGACTATTCAGGACACAGTAAAGAAGAATGCTTCTTCAGGGAGTGTGAAGGTTGACGTGAAAGGAGAAGTGCATAACCCAGGTGTTTATACAATGACAGAGGAAACAAGAGTGGATGATGCCATTAAAAAAGCAGGGGGGAATGACAGAATGGGCAGATCTCACCAGTGTGAATCTGGCGCAAAGAATACAAGATGAAATGGTTATTTTCGTAGCCTCTGACCAATCATCCTCTATTGACTCAGATGAAGTTGCATCACCGACTGGAGAAAAAGTAAGCATCAATCGTGCTTCAGCAAGTGAGATGGAAGCCTTAAATGGAATTGGACCATCAAAAGCTGCTAGTATTATTAAATATAGAGAAGAGAATGGCCCATTTTCCTCTGTGGAAGATCTTGTGAATGTGCCAGGCATTGGTGATAAGACATTAGAAAGTTTAAAGGAACTGATTACTGTTCCCTAGTTTGACGGAATTTAAAGGTCAGAGTAAACTTGATGAAAAAAGTGGGGGTTACATAATGGAGCGGATTACTTGGAATCAATATTTTATGTCTCAAAGCTATTTATTAAAATCACGCAGTACGTGTCAGAGGTTAGCGGTCGGTGCAGTCATTGTAAGAGATAAGCGTATGATTGCCGGAGGGTACAATGGAAGTGTCTCCGGGGGTGTTCATTGTATCGACGAAGGGTGTTATGTGGTGGATGGGCACTGTGTCCGTACCATTCATGCTGAAATGAATGCACTTCTCCAATGTTCAAAATTCGGTGTGGCTACAGAAGGGGCAGAGATCTACGTGACTCATTTTCCTTGTGTGCACTGTACGAAGGCAATTATTCAAGCAGGGGTGAAAGCTGTTTATTACAGCGAAGATTATAAAAATGATCCGTATGCAATTGAATTGTTGCAACAGTCGGGGGTACGTATGCAAAAGGTTCCCGTTGAAAAGGAACCGCTTCAACAGGAACAGCACCTGCTTATACGCCAAATGCTGGAGAAGCTTGAGTCGAATGATGACCCTGAGTCAGAGCAACTCGTACAAGAAGCAGCTCAACTGCTAAGATTGGACAACCGGTGATATTCTTAAGAGGATCTTGGCACATTCCCGTCATAGCCTTTGTGCTTGGCGGGGTGTTATCTATCCAGGAAGGTTTTACGTTTTATGTCGTTGGATGTATGTTTCTTACCTTGTTGTATAGTCAGCGCCAACATCTTCTGTTCCTCTTGATTCTCCTCCTATTCGGGATAGGTGGGTATATCCATCTTCCACTCGATTCCTCTCCTCTTCCTCCTCAACTCCTCTATAATGAATCCATAGAAGGTAAAATCGTATCTGATTTGACAGAAAGTGATCAATCCATTTCCGTCATATTAAAAGGGGAAGGTGGTAAAGTACTCGTTCGCTATTTGAAAGAGAAAGGAAATGAGCCTCCTCTTCCTGAAAGTTTGAAACATGGAGCTTTTTGTAGGGTCCAAGGAGAGATGGAGCCTTTTGAGGGTGCGAGGAATCCAGGACAATTTGATTATCGTACATATATGGCAGGCAAAGGAATTCATTCTCAAATTACTATAGAAGAGGAAGCGGCTCTTCAGTGTGAAGGGGAATCGTGGATCAGCCATTTGTACGACACAAGAAGACATCTGAAAGCGACTGTTAAGGACCGTGTGCACCCAAGCACTTATGTATGGATGGAAGCTCTAATATTTGGGGATACAGATCTTATCGCTTCATCGACGGTGGAATGGTTTAGAGAATTTAATTTATCCCATATTCTTGCTATCTCAGGGTTGCACGTGGGCCTTATACTTGGAGGGACCTATTTCCTTTTATACCGGACAGGTATAGCTACAAAAAAGCAATCCAAGCTCTTCTTACTTGGACTACTGCCTTTTTATATGTTTATTTCAGGTGGTGCTCCATCTGTCATGCGCGCAGGATTAATGGGCGTGCTTCTTATTTTCTCAGGTTCAATCCAGAAGAAGATCCCTATCATTGACCTCTTATCCCTCACCTGTTTTCTCTTATTAATTTCTTCTCCTTCTTATTTTTACCATCTAGGTTTTCAGTTTTCGTTTTTAGTCACCTTCAGTTTGTTGCTTACGATTCCGATTTTGAAACAATATGAAAGTAAATGGATTCAGTCTGCAATTATAGGGTTGGTCAGTCAGCTTTCCCTACTTGCCTTACAGGTCCATTATTTTTATGAATTTCAGCCTTTTTCTTTATGGATCAATATGATTGCTGTTCCATACTTTTCATTCTTCGTCATCCCCATATTGATGATTATTTTCCTCCTTTCCTTTTTAATACCGTCTATAAGCTTCTTTCTTTCCTATTCATTTTCCGTCGTTCATGAACTGGTTTTATCCATCTTTATCACCCAATCGGAATCCCTTGATTACCCCTGGGTGATTGGTGAGCTTCCCTCTTTCTACATCGTTTTGTATGCCGTCCTTTTCGTAATCATGATGGAAAAATGGGAACAGGAGCAGAAGGTGAAAACATTCCTTGCATCTATAGCGGTTGTTTTTGTATTTGTATTTTATAGTTCGCTTCCGTATTTCTCTGAAAGAGGAGTTGTAACCATGTTAGATGTTGGTCAAGGGGATTCGTTTGTTATCGAGCTGCCACATAGGAAGGGCGTCGTTATGATTGATGCCGCAGGGCCGCCGGTTTTTACTATGAATAAAGAAAAGACTGCGAATGAGGTGATTTTACCTTTTTTAAAGTCAAGGGGTATCCATCGTATTGATGCTTTATTCATTACTCACGAAGATTCTGATCACAGTGGAAGTGTTCCTTTCATCCTTCAGGAAATGAAAGTGGATCGAATTTATGTGAGTCCTTTCCATACAGAAAAATACGAAACTGAAGTTAAGGTAGAGAAAATAAGCGCGGGGCAGAGCATTTGGCTTGCTGGAAATGAAATTCACGTCGTACATCCTGTGAGCGATAAAAATCATGGAGACCCAAATGACAATTCGCTTGTATTGGATGGTCTGTTTGGAGGAGAGCGTTGGCTCTTTACTGGAGATATCTCTTCTGCAATTGAAGAGGACATCGTAGAAAGGAATTCGACATTACAGGCAGATATATTAAAAGTGGCTCACCACGGAAGCCATACATCCACCTCAGATGAATTATTGATAAAGCTGAACCCAAAAATCGGCTTAATTTCAGCGGGAGTGGATAATCGTTACGGCCATCCGCATGAAGAGGTGATGAAAAGGTTAACTGACCATGGGATCGTCTCGCTTCAGACGAACCAATATGGTGCTGTCCAATACTTTTTTTCTGGGCAAAGTGGAACGTTTTCAACGTTTTTTCCGTATAATGCGAGCAGAGAATAAAAAAAGACTGCCAAAACAGCAGCCTTCCGGTTTTGCATCTCATTACTGTCCAAGAAAAGAAAACAAAACTCCGATGAAGAAGATGACGAAGAAGAAAACAAATGAAAATACAAACCCTAACCCAGAGTCGATCACATCATTAGTTTTGGATTGAATATCGTTTTTAAACTCGTTCACTGTTACCCCTCCTATATCAATTACTAAGTATAGTCCATTTTTAACCAAAAATCTACATTTACCGGGCATGAAAACGAATTTTATTGATGATTCATACCTTTCCCACTCCTAGCAAGACTTGTCACAGATAATTCTTACTTAAGCGGTCAAACTAAACGCAAGAGAGGAACAACATCGTCCTCTTCAAGAGCTTCCGGGGCTCTTGGAATGGCGTTTATATAGATGGTTCATACGGCGATATCAGCACACCATTTTGACAGAAATTCCAAAGAAACATAAAATGGTGACACTGAGTTCCCCATTTTGGGGCGCCGTACTCTTTTTTTATAAAGGAAGGACAACCACTTTATGGTCAATGTAAAACAATCACAAGTGTACTTATTATATGGAGAAGAATCCTATTTAATCCAAGAACATAAAAATAAAATCATTGAAAAGACGTTAAAGAAAGAAGACCGGGAGTTTAACATCTCCCAGTATGACTTAGAGGAGACACCCATTGAGGATGTCATTACAGATGCAGAAACCTTTCCATTTCTTGGTGAAGGGAAAGTTGTCATTGCCAATCATCCCGTCTTTTTAAAGGCTAAACCGGATAAGCTTCCATTCGAACATGACACGGACGCACTACTGGAATATCTTCAAAATCCTGCTGAATACACAGTACTGATTTTAGTTGCTCCTTATGAAAAGCTTGATGAGCGTAAAAAGGCGTTCAAACAATTAAAGAAGAACGGAGAAGTGATCAGTTGCCAACCGGTTAAAGAATGGGACGTTGACAAATGGATTCAAACATTAGCAAACGATTTACATATTAACGTTCCTCATGAAATTCATGAACTGTTTACTCAAGAAATTGGTGCGAATCTCATGGCACTGAGAAAAGAAATGGAAAAATTAGCTTTGTATGTAGGAGAGGGCGGCGTGGTAACGAGAGAAATCGCAGAGCAGCTCCTCTCACACAGTGCTGAAGCTTCAGGTTTAAAACTTGTCGATGCTGTTATGGAAAAAGATTTGGGGAGAGCTATTCGGATTTATAAGGACCTGGAAAAACTGAATGAAGAGCCGATCGCTCTAACTGCTCTTCTGGCTTCTCAATTTAGGATAATTAGTCAAGCGAAGGTACTCAAGCAGAAAGGGTACGGCCAAAACCAAATGAAAAGTTATATAAAGGCCCATCCGTATGTCATTAAAATGGCGCTTAAAAGGGAGCGTGCCTTCTCCCAACAGGAATTGAATCAAATTATGAATCAGCTTGCAGAAACTGATCACAACCTGAAGCAGGGAAAAATGGAGAAAGCATTAGCTTTTGAAATGCTTCTCTATCGCTTAATCAATATCAAACAAAATACTCCAGTCTCTCCATAAATTCTTTTATTTTGATGTATGGGGAGGCCTGGTGAGCCTTAGGTATAGGGAAAAAATATAACGAAGCCCTCCGATAAATCGGAGGGCTTCGTTCAT
This window harbors:
- a CDS encoding SLBB domain-containing protein, producing the protein MWIIIVLAVIAFLYLSNPSNEGEVQLTEVEEVTIQDTVKKNASSGSVKVDVKGEVHNPGVYTMTEETRVDDAIKKAGGNDRMGRSHQCESGAKNTR
- the comER gene encoding late competence protein ComER, whose protein sequence is MKWGIIGTGNMGSMLISTLIKSGAVPAEKLTIYNRTLEKAVKIQEEFPNLQVAKDLAALQNNSDIIFICVKPHHYKNIIDALEGKWSENQCLVSITSPVAVEQLEKVTPCQVARIVPSITNHAWSGVSLFTFGSKIKNENRELLKQTFQHISTPIEVKEEHIRVASDIVSCGPAFISYLLSQWIEAAGDVAGLPKDKATSLTENMMVGLGELLAQKVMTLEELMEKVTVKGGVTGEGLQALEDHIGPLFQKMFEATQNKHKEDKKHIDL
- a CDS encoding ComE operon protein 2; amino-acid sequence: MERITWNQYFMSQSYLLKSRSTCQRLAVGAVIVRDKRMIAGGYNGSVSGGVHCIDEGCYVVDGHCVRTIHAEMNALLQCSKFGVATEGAEIYVTHFPCVHCTKAIIQAGVKAVYYSEDYKNDPYAIELLQQSGVRMQKVPVEKEPLQQEQHLLIRQMLEKLESNDDPESEQLVQEAAQLLRLDNR
- a CDS encoding helix-hairpin-helix domain-containing protein yields the protein MTEWADLTSVNLAQRIQDEMVIFVASDQSSSIDSDEVASPTGEKVSINRASASEMEALNGIGPSKAASIIKYREENGPFSSVEDLVNVPGIGDKTLESLKELITVP
- a CDS encoding class I SAM-dependent DNA methyltransferase; this encodes MARVYDLLMQDAPYEQWVNFTKQMLQQYHAKGQKILDVGCGTGEITHRLHDEGYQMTGIDLSSDMLTVAQQKNPRAAIEWIQQDMASLEGLSGYDCVISYCDVVNYLTDEQKVQQAFRSIYQTLTQGGVFIFDVHSIDHIRNDLSGATFAEVRDDLSFIWFCDPGELENSLVHDLTFFVESDGKYQRFDEIHQQRGYDHTVLQS
- the holA gene encoding DNA polymerase III subunit delta; translated protein: MVNVKQSQVYLLYGEESYLIQEHKNKIIEKTLKKEDREFNISQYDLEETPIEDVITDAETFPFLGEGKVVIANHPVFLKAKPDKLPFEHDTDALLEYLQNPAEYTVLILVAPYEKLDERKKAFKQLKKNGEVISCQPVKEWDVDKWIQTLANDLHINVPHEIHELFTQEIGANLMALRKEMEKLALYVGEGGVVTREIAEQLLSHSAEASGLKLVDAVMEKDLGRAIRIYKDLEKLNEEPIALTALLASQFRIISQAKVLKQKGYGQNQMKSYIKAHPYVIKMALKRERAFSQQELNQIMNQLAETDHNLKQGKMEKALAFEMLLYRLINIKQNTPVSP
- a CDS encoding DNA internalization-related competence protein ComEC/Rec2: MIFLRGSWHIPVIAFVLGGVLSIQEGFTFYVVGCMFLTLLYSQRQHLLFLLILLLFGIGGYIHLPLDSSPLPPQLLYNESIEGKIVSDLTESDQSISVILKGEGGKVLVRYLKEKGNEPPLPESLKHGAFCRVQGEMEPFEGARNPGQFDYRTYMAGKGIHSQITIEEEAALQCEGESWISHLYDTRRHLKATVKDRVHPSTYVWMEALIFGDTDLIASSTVEWFREFNLSHILAISGLHVGLILGGTYFLLYRTGIATKKQSKLFLLGLLPFYMFISGGAPSVMRAGLMGVLLIFSGSIQKKIPIIDLLSLTCFLLLISSPSYFYHLGFQFSFLVTFSLLLTIPILKQYESKWIQSAIIGLVSQLSLLALQVHYFYEFQPFSLWINMIAVPYFSFFVIPILMIIFLLSFLIPSISFFLSYSFSVVHELVLSIFITQSESLDYPWVIGELPSFYIVLYAVLFVIMMEKWEQEQKVKTFLASIAVVFVFVFYSSLPYFSERGVVTMLDVGQGDSFVIELPHRKGVVMIDAAGPPVFTMNKEKTANEVILPFLKSRGIHRIDALFITHEDSDHSGSVPFILQEMKVDRIYVSPFHTEKYETEVKVEKISAGQSIWLAGNEIHVVHPVSDKNHGDPNDNSLVLDGLFGGERWLFTGDISSAIEEDIVERNSTLQADILKVAHHGSHTSTSDELLIKLNPKIGLISAGVDNRYGHPHEEVMKRLTDHGIVSLQTNQYGAVQYFFSGQSGTFSTFFPYNASRE
- a CDS encoding YqzM family protein produces the protein MNEFKNDIQSKTNDVIDSGLGFVFSFVFFFVIFFIGVLFSFLGQ